In Pseudostreptobacillus hongkongensis, the genomic stretch TCATTCCATAATGTATTAACTAATAACTTTCCTGATACACTACTATATTTACCTTTTAATGTTAATTTATCGTGGTATTTACCATTATCTAAAGTAATTGTTCCTGAATTTGTTATTTTTGATTTATCATCTAAAGATGATGAATTTAACACAAAATTAGAACGTGAGCTTGCCACTTCTTTGGGATCTTGATTGTTCTTATATTCCTCTATTGCTTTTTCTGCTTGTTTGATTTTTTCTAAAGTTTCCGGTTTTACTTTACCATCCCAAAATTCATCATTACTAGCTTCTGCTTTTGCTTTTTTTAATGCATCTATCAAATTTTTAGGTGTTGGTTTATATTCTCCTGCATTCAAATTAAATTGAGATGCATCAAGTATAGAATTTTCTCCAATATTTAAATTATTAAAAGTTGATTCATTAATATCTCCTTTATTTTTTAACACCCATTTAGCACCTGTTTCTAAATTCATATCTAATCTAGCATCAAAATCTTTACCAAAAGCCTTATTTACCATTCCATAAATACTAGCTTTATCTTTTATTGTTGCTGTTAGTGATGAAGTAGAATTTTTAACACCTTGAGCTTCTATTAACCACCCTTTTTTTGCAGCTGTCGCAACCGATTTTTCTCCTGATAATTCAAATTTAGAATTTGTTACTGCAAAATTACCAAAATTTAATTGATTAGTAAAAGCAGAACTATGCCCATATGAATTATCTGATACTTTATCTGCTTTGACTTCTATTAATGTTGCAGTTTCAGAACTTGTTTTTATTACAGTATTTTTTAATTTAACTTCTTGATTTTCAGCATTTGAATTACGGCTAACATTTAATGTACCTATTATGCTTTTAAAATATAGTCTATAATCTGTAATATCATAAGAAATAGCAGTATTTCCAGAATTAATTACAGAAGCTTCTTCTGTATTTTCTCCTGTAATTTCAAATTTTGCTTTATTGTTAAATAGCCTAACTGCTGCTGAATCCTTTGCTTCTGTTGTATCTATCGTTAATTTGCCATTTGCTGTTACAGTTGGTCCATCTCCTGTTATATTTTCTAAAGGTTTTCCTATTTTTATTGCAGCCGAATTTTTACCATTTGCTACTATCTTTATGTTTGTATTTCCATTAAATGTAGCTTTTGATTCATTCCCTGACACATAAACTCCTACCATATAGTCACCTATTTTATTAGTTGACTGATCCTTTACTTCTATGTTTACATTACCATTTGAAATAAATTCTGCTCTTGCTCCAGTTGTTCTAAATAGTTTTAATCCAGATAATTGATGTCCAAAATGTACCGCAACCCTTTTATAACCTGACCCAACTATTCTATCAGCAATTTTTGTATCTGGAGTATTTTGAACTTTAACATCCATATTATTTACTGTCAACCTAGATACATCTGTTTTACTTCCACCATCCCAATCATATCCAACAGCTACACCATAACTTGCATTTGAATCTGCTGATACCGAATATTGTCCTGTTGTATCTTTAAAAGTAACATCTACATTTAGATTCTTAACATTTACATCTGAATCTCCTCTTGTTATTAACCCTTTTGATCTTGTATGATTTACTCCTTCTTTAGGTGCAATAGTTATACTTAAATCATCTGCTTTTACACCCTTACCAGCTAGTTCTAAGTGAGATTCTCCTCCTGTATCTTTTATATCAAATTTTACTTTTCCTTCTAATTTTGTTTCATCTTTAGTCGTTACAAATGAACTACCACTTTCTCCAGTATATGTTGTTCCTTCTTCACCCACCCCAATTATTTTATTATTTTCATCTATTTGTCTTTTTGCATCCTCAATTGTTTCGGCTGTTGATAATACTCCTCCACCCATAGAAATTAAAATTAATGATAAAATCCCTAAATTTAATTTTTTGTTTTTAGCCATATATTCACATCCTTATTTTTATATATTCTTTATTAATAGTATATATCAATTATTGTTATTTTTCAATTAAACGTTGAAATTTTTTAATATAAAAACAGATCTTTTAGACCTGCTTATATAAATTTCTTTAAATTATAGTTCTTGTAAATAATTTTTTAATTCATTAACATCTAATAAATTTTTAAGAACTTTTATTTTAGGATTAGCTTCTAACTCTTTAGCTAATTTTTCAGAACAAAATACTAAATTAAATTTATCTATTTTTTTTGGTTCTCCCTAAAATTAAAAGGCGGTATTTCTACCACCTCTAATTACAAATATATTATTTATTCTTTTTATCATCTATTCTTCTAAGTAAATATATACTTAAATTTAATAACACACTAGTTATAACAACAGGCATATAGTTTATATACATTGCATATGCTCTATCTTTAAATGGTATCATAAACAATAGTATTACACTTACCATATTAATTATTAATGGAGGCATATATAGTTTATCTTTAAAAAATTTATTAAGTAAAAACGTAACTCCCAAAGATCCTAATATATATAACTTGCTATAATACATCCATATTGCTATAAAATTTAATATATCCATTATCCTTTTACTGCTCCCATTGTAACACCTTGAGTAAAGTAGCTTTGGAACATTAAGAATACTATTATCATAGGTAATGATGCAAGGGCTGCTCCTGCCATTAATAACCCATAATTTAATGAAAATTCTGCAGCTTGTGACATTGAAGCTACTCCTAAAGGTAAAGTTTTCATAAGTTCACTATTAGTAAATATTAATTGTGAGAAATAATCATTCCAGCTTGCTATAAATGTAAATATAGCTAAAGCTCCTATACCTGGTTTAATTATTGGTAAAACAATACTTGTAAATGTCTTAATTTCACCACATCCATCTATTTTAGCTGATTCTAATAATTCATTTGGTACACCATGTGAAAATTGTTTCATCAAAAATACTCCAAATGGCCAACCAACAGCTGGTAATATTAAAGCCTGATATGTATCAACCCAACCAAGTTCTGTAATGAATTTTAATAAAGGTATTAAAATTACTTGTTTAGGTAATGCCATCGCAGCAACAAACAGTATAAATATTACATTAACTCCTGGAAAACTCTTTTTAGCTAAAGCATATCCAGCTAGTGCTGCTGTAACACATACAAGAACTGTAGTTGAAAATGATATAAAGACTGAATTAAAGAACCATCTTAATGTATTTGGTACAAGTAATTGTCTGTAATTATCTAATGTTGGTGTAACTGGAAACCATTGTGGTGGTATACTAATTGCAACATCTTGTAATTTAAATGATCCAGTAAATATCCAATAGAATGGAAAAATGAAAAATATTGCAAAACATATTAATAATACCATTGAAAAAATACTAAGTGGTGTTCTCTTTTTTACTTCCATATTTATCCTTCCTTTCTATTAGTCTGCATCATATGATAAGAATTTAAATTGTAAAACTGAAATAATTCCTATTATTATAGCAAGTAATACACCCATTGCAGATGAAACTCCAAATCTACTTTCAATTATTGCCTTTTGATAAACAAGGTACATTATTGTAGATG encodes the following:
- a CDS encoding carbohydrate ABC transporter permease, whose product is MEVKKRTPLSIFSMVLLICFAIFFIFPFYWIFTGSFKLQDVAISIPPQWFPVTPTLDNYRQLLVPNTLRWFFNSVFISFSTTVLVCVTAALAGYALAKKSFPGVNVIFILFVAAMALPKQVILIPLLKFITELGWVDTYQALILPAVGWPFGVFLMKQFSHGVPNELLESAKIDGCGEIKTFTSIVLPIIKPGIGALAIFTFIASWNDYFSQLIFTNSELMKTLPLGVASMSQAAEFSLNYGLLMAGAALASLPMIIVFLMFQSYFTQGVTMGAVKG